One Ignavibacterium album JCM 16511 genomic region harbors:
- a CDS encoding efflux RND transporter periplasmic adaptor subunit — protein MKDSLIQITKAQFETEKMQIGDPVLYDFEDVIKSNGYISSPPNGKAQISTQIPGIVKNISKSIGDYVEKGSILCTIESNEIIMIQQDFIETANKLKALTADYNRMKTLNDENITSQKNFMTVESEYKNMQAKYNGLKARIEMLKLNPNNIQEGNVSSSINLYSPINGYITMQNCLLGQYIEPQQVLMQVVDVNKLYLQFFVFEKDIAKLKIGQKVYFYSSDNKSKTLNATVTAIGKSINSTTKSIECKAVINNDDKSSLLDGMYVNVNVVTTKSTALSLPTDAIIKSGNDNFVLQKEKEKNGNYYFIKKPIKIGMSLNGFTEIIDDKNLKNVLIKGIYNLKVE, from the coding sequence ATGAAGGATTCTCTGATTCAAATTACTAAAGCACAATTTGAAACTGAAAAAATGCAAATTGGCGACCCTGTTTTATATGACTTTGAAGATGTTATTAAATCTAATGGATATATTTCATCTCCGCCTAATGGCAAAGCGCAAATTAGCACACAAATTCCTGGAATTGTAAAAAATATTTCTAAGTCAATTGGCGACTATGTGGAAAAAGGAAGTATTCTTTGTACAATTGAAAGTAATGAAATAATTATGATTCAACAGGATTTTATTGAAACGGCTAATAAGCTTAAAGCACTTACTGCTGATTATAACAGGATGAAGACTTTAAATGATGAAAATATTACATCACAAAAAAACTTTATGACTGTTGAAAGTGAATACAAAAATATGCAAGCAAAATATAATGGGTTAAAAGCACGAATTGAAATGCTAAAATTAAATCCAAATAATATTCAGGAAGGTAATGTTAGTTCATCCATAAACTTGTATTCTCCTATTAATGGTTATATCACAATGCAAAATTGTTTATTGGGCCAGTACATAGAACCACAACAAGTATTGATGCAGGTTGTAGATGTTAATAAACTCTATTTACAGTTTTTTGTTTTTGAAAAAGATATTGCCAAATTAAAAATCGGCCAGAAGGTTTATTTTTATAGTTCAGATAACAAGTCAAAAACTTTAAATGCAACAGTTACTGCAATTGGTAAATCAATTAATTCTACAACAAAATCAATTGAATGTAAGGCTGTTATAAACAATGACGATAAAAGTTCTTTGCTTGATGGGATGTATGTTAATGTAAATGTTGTTACAACAAAAAGTACTGCTTTATCCTTACCAACTGATGCTATAATTAAATCAGGCAATGATAATTTTGTTCTACAAAAGGAAAAAGAAAAAAATGGCAATTATTATTTCATTAAGAAACCTATAAAAATAGGAATGTCGCTTAATGGATTTACAGAAATTATTGATGATAAAAATCTGAAAAATGTTCTTATAAAAGGTATTTATAATTTAAAAGTAGAATAA
- a CDS encoding PaaI family thioesterase, producing MQIKPIQDYYPDELSYCYGCGRNNEYGHHIKSYWDRDETISHFTPKEYHIAIPGFVYGGLIASLIDCHGTGSAALAAYRNENREPGTLPAFRFVTASLQVDYLKPTPLGVELELRGKIIEVKGRKVVTEITVSANGKITAKGKVVAVQMPENFVK from the coding sequence ATGCAAATCAAACCAATACAGGATTATTATCCAGATGAATTAAGCTATTGTTACGGTTGTGGAAGAAACAATGAATATGGTCATCATATTAAAAGCTATTGGGATAGAGATGAAACGATTTCACATTTTACACCAAAAGAATATCACATTGCAATTCCCGGTTTTGTTTATGGTGGATTGATAGCATCATTAATTGATTGTCACGGAACCGGAAGTGCTGCGCTTGCTGCTTATAGAAATGAGAATAGAGAACCAGGTACACTTCCAGCTTTTCGTTTCGTAACTGCCTCTCTTCAAGTGGATTACTTAAAACCAACTCCACTTGGTGTTGAACTTGAATTGCGTGGCAAAATTATTGAAGTAAAGGGAAGAAAAGTTGTTACAGAAATTACTGTTTCTGCAAATGGGAAAATCACTGCAAAAGGGAAAGTTGTTGCTGTTCAGATGCCGGAAAATTTTGTGAAATGA
- a CDS encoding peroxiredoxin yields the protein MDSNEVRTGIPLIGEKMPNIEVQTTHGMKNIPGDYKGKWIVLFSHPGDFTPVCTTEFYAFAKRNEEFKKLNAELIGHSIDQVFSHIKWVEWIKDNLKIEIPFPVIADDMGRVAMKLGMIHPGKGTNTVRAVFLIDPEGLIRLMIYYPQEIGRQVDEVLRALKALQISDKNKVAMPENWPNNELIKDKVIIPPPKDVVEADKRKNGKDGYDWWFTYKSL from the coding sequence ATGGATTCTAATGAAGTTAGAACAGGCATACCACTAATAGGTGAAAAGATGCCAAACATTGAAGTTCAAACAACACACGGAATGAAAAATATTCCAGGTGATTATAAAGGTAAGTGGATTGTACTTTTTAGTCATCCCGGTGATTTTACACCAGTTTGCACAACTGAGTTTTATGCATTCGCAAAAAGAAATGAAGAATTCAAAAAATTAAATGCAGAATTAATCGGTCATTCAATTGATCAGGTTTTTTCACATATCAAATGGGTTGAATGGATAAAAGATAACTTAAAAATTGAAATTCCATTCCCGGTTATTGCTGATGATATGGGGCGGGTTGCAATGAAACTTGGAATGATTCATCCCGGTAAAGGGACAAACACTGTTCGTGCTGTTTTCTTAATTGATCCAGAGGGATTGATACGATTGATGATTTACTATCCACAAGAAATCGGAAGACAGGTTGATGAAGTTTTAAGAGCATTAAAAGCTTTGCAAATTTCTGATAAAAACAAAGTAGCAATGCCGGAAAATTGGCCTAACAATGAACTTATTAAAGATAAAGTAATTATTCCTCCACCAAAAGATGTTGTTGAAGCTGATAAAAGAAAAAACGGCAAAGATGGTTATGATTGGTGGTTTACTTACAAATCATTATAA
- a CDS encoding sigma-54-dependent Fis family transcriptional regulator, producing the protein MNTHELIQKDLLLLSPQKTMEIVLDAINEIIPYELAVILSKESNNNLKVRYARGPLATEKLKSFELHVKQHPDIEEVLQTGKVKLVEETNDPNHHDTYDEVMDLPTGHSCLLAPLRIDGETLGLMTLDHRQCDMFTPQRVTIANSLTKLIALALAQAMATDSLLNEKETLIFERTSLIGDISSVVEGLVGNSPAWIQIIEKIKLVAPTESHVMILGETGTGKEQVAKAIHTLSKRNSKPFITLNCSALNYNLAESELFGHEKGAFTGAVSARRGRFELADGGTLFLDEIGDLPFDIQPKLLRAIQEGTFERLGSEKTIHANVRIICATNVDLESRVKEGKFREDLFYRLNVFPITLPPLRERKDDIYLLANYFLEKLSQKFSDKKLTLSNEAIKVLRENSWQGNVRELQNTLERAVILSKDGVIKPSHLIFGKNKSAKSECEEKKTSFKSFDEETKKIIERALELSNGKIYGKNGAAELLKMKPTTLQSKMKKLKIKHF; encoded by the coding sequence ATGAATACACACGAACTGATTCAAAAAGATTTGCTTTTACTTTCTCCACAAAAAACAATGGAGATTGTTCTTGATGCAATTAATGAAATTATTCCTTATGAACTAGCTGTAATTCTCAGTAAAGAAAGCAACAATAATTTAAAAGTACGTTATGCGCGGGGACCTTTAGCAACAGAAAAATTAAAAAGTTTTGAGTTACACGTAAAACAACATCCTGATATTGAGGAAGTTTTGCAAACCGGAAAAGTTAAATTAGTTGAAGAAACAAACGACCCAAATCATCACGATACTTATGATGAAGTGATGGATTTACCGACTGGCCATTCCTGTTTGCTTGCACCACTTCGAATTGATGGAGAAACACTTGGATTGATGACTTTAGATCATCGTCAATGTGATATGTTTACTCCGCAACGAGTTACAATTGCAAACTCACTTACAAAATTAATTGCACTTGCACTTGCGCAAGCAATGGCAACAGATTCGTTATTAAATGAAAAGGAAACTTTGATTTTTGAAAGGACCTCTCTCATCGGAGATATTTCTTCTGTGGTTGAAGGTCTTGTTGGAAATTCTCCTGCTTGGATTCAAATTATAGAAAAGATAAAACTCGTTGCACCAACAGAATCTCACGTAATGATTTTAGGTGAAACCGGAACAGGGAAAGAACAAGTTGCAAAAGCAATTCATACTTTATCAAAAAGAAATTCTAAACCATTCATTACATTGAATTGTTCTGCATTAAATTATAATCTTGCCGAGAGTGAATTATTCGGACACGAAAAAGGCGCTTTTACAGGAGCTGTTTCTGCAAGACGCGGTCGTTTTGAATTAGCTGATGGCGGCACTTTATTTCTTGATGAAATTGGTGATCTGCCATTTGATATTCAACCAAAACTTTTACGTGCAATTCAAGAAGGTACTTTTGAAAGATTGGGAAGCGAAAAAACTATTCACGCAAATGTTAGAATTATTTGTGCAACTAATGTTGATCTTGAGTCGAGAGTAAAAGAAGGTAAATTCCGTGAAGATTTATTTTATCGCTTGAATGTTTTCCCGATTACTCTTCCACCATTAAGGGAAAGAAAAGATGATATTTATCTTCTTGCAAATTATTTTCTTGAAAAACTTTCTCAAAAATTCAGTGATAAAAAATTGACTCTTTCTAATGAAGCAATAAAAGTTTTGAGAGAAAATTCTTGGCAGGGCAATGTGCGTGAACTTCAAAACACACTTGAGCGAGCTGTAATTTTAAGTAAGGATGGTGTTATTAAACCATCACATTTAATATTCGGAAAAAATAAGTCAGCAAAAAGTGAATGCGAAGAGAAAAAAACTTCTTTTAAATCATTTGATGAAGAAACTAAAAAAATTATTGAGCGAGCGTTAGAGTTATCCAATGGAAAAATTTATGGGAAAAATGGAGCTGCTGAATTATTAAAAATGAAACCAACTACTTTGCAAAGTAAGATGAAAAAATTAAAAATAAAACACTTCTGA
- a CDS encoding Dps family protein → MKNIINNEAKLKIVDLLNPILADEFVFYTKVRNYHWNVTGPNFFGLHATFEKIYDELAEDIDAIAERIRALDSKAPGTLKEFLKLTSLTEEVGVYPRQSEMVQNIINDFETISNEINSAAHKIQNEFNDEVTAGFLYGMIEKYQKTLWMLKSSLVKN, encoded by the coding sequence ATGAAGAACATAATAAATAACGAAGCAAAGCTAAAAATTGTTGATTTGTTAAATCCAATTTTGGCTGATGAGTTTGTCTTTTACACAAAAGTTAGAAATTATCACTGGAATGTAACCGGTCCTAACTTTTTCGGATTACACGCAACATTTGAAAAAATTTATGATGAACTTGCTGAAGATATTGATGCAATAGCTGAAAGAATCCGTGCACTTGATTCAAAAGCACCGGGGACTTTAAAAGAATTCTTAAAGTTAACATCATTAACTGAAGAAGTTGGAGTATATCCTCGTCAATCAGAGATGGTTCAGAATATTATCAATGATTTTGAAACTATAAGTAATGAAATAAATTCTGCAGCACATAAAATTCAAAACGAATTTAACGATGAAGTTACTGCCGGATTTTTATATGGAATGATTGAGAAATATCAAAAGACATTATGGATGCTTAAATCATCGTTAGTAAAAAATTAA
- a CDS encoding NAD(P)/FAD-dependent oxidoreductase — translation MKLENIELRNNFFMSAVKTGYGDADGNISERHFAFWDKRSKHVAAVIFEPFFIDKKVRELPTQIGIDSDDKITGHKKLVEAVHRNGAKAVAHINHPGRMANPKLPNNIYLSASEIECPNGGPKPKALSIEEIKIVQQQYVDAAIRAEKAGYDLIELQFGLGYLIAQFISPNSNKRNDEYGGSFENRLRFGLEILRGIKSTVKLPLIVRLSGDEKYEGGLTINESIKIAKVLEQEEIAALHITSGDACMSPPWYYQHHFIPKGKTWELAKKIKENVSLPIITVGQINEPEDIEEILSHNAADFIAIGRALIADPDFVGKYLKQVEGRIRPCSSCLTGCLGRIKIGKGLQCEINPLVGRELEEITPATEKKNYAVVGGGLAGMQSALALKQRGHQVTLFEKEKLGGQFNFAPLPSQKQSLQKQIDYFVDEIKDAQIEVINKEATAEDLIGKYDGVIIASGSKPFIPPIDGLKEYHWAEILYEFNLPKNKHVLIIGGGLIGVEIANTLVDHGNKVVIIEMLEDIARDMEMVTRKLNLMKLKKASVQIFTNSKVTRIDANKIYFIQTNGTDKEQKIDGVDVFVVATGMKPNKDLIDKLEGKIPYYVIGDADKIGDAVSAIQSGYFIAKEL, via the coding sequence ATGAAACTTGAAAATATTGAACTGAGAAATAACTTTTTTATGTCTGCAGTTAAAACCGGTTACGGCGATGCAGATGGTAATATTTCCGAACGACATTTTGCATTCTGGGATAAACGTTCTAAACACGTTGCTGCTGTTATTTTTGAACCGTTCTTTATTGATAAGAAAGTCCGTGAACTTCCAACTCAAATTGGAATTGATTCGGATGATAAAATTACTGGACACAAAAAATTGGTTGAAGCTGTTCATCGTAACGGAGCAAAAGCTGTTGCACATATAAATCATCCGGGAAGAATGGCAAATCCAAAATTGCCAAACAATATTTATTTATCGGCTTCAGAAATTGAGTGTCCAAATGGCGGTCCAAAACCGAAAGCATTATCTATAGAAGAAATTAAAATCGTTCAACAACAATATGTTGATGCGGCTATTCGCGCAGAAAAAGCCGGCTATGATTTGATTGAACTTCAATTTGGTCTTGGTTATTTGATCGCTCAATTCATATCTCCAAATTCAAATAAAAGAAATGATGAATATGGCGGCAGTTTTGAAAATCGTCTTCGCTTTGGATTAGAAATTTTAAGAGGAATAAAATCAACTGTCAAACTTCCGTTAATTGTTAGATTAAGCGGCGATGAAAAGTATGAAGGCGGATTAACAATTAATGAATCAATAAAAATTGCAAAAGTTTTAGAACAGGAAGAAATAGCAGCTCTTCATATTACAAGTGGGGATGCTTGTATGAGTCCGCCCTGGTATTATCAACATCATTTTATTCCAAAAGGAAAAACTTGGGAACTTGCAAAAAAGATAAAAGAAAATGTATCGCTTCCAATAATTACTGTGGGACAAATAAATGAACCTGAAGATATCGAAGAAATTTTATCACACAATGCTGCTGATTTTATTGCTATCGGAAGAGCGTTAATTGCCGATCCTGATTTTGTTGGCAAATACTTAAAACAAGTTGAAGGAAGAATTCGTCCTTGCAGTTCTTGCCTGACAGGTTGCTTGGGAAGAATTAAAATAGGGAAAGGATTACAATGTGAAATCAATCCACTTGTCGGAAGAGAACTTGAAGAAATTACTCCAGCAACAGAAAAGAAAAATTATGCAGTTGTTGGAGGCGGATTAGCTGGAATGCAATCTGCACTTGCTCTAAAACAACGAGGTCATCAAGTAACATTATTTGAAAAAGAAAAACTTGGTGGACAATTTAATTTTGCACCGCTTCCATCACAAAAACAATCTTTACAAAAACAAATTGATTATTTTGTTGATGAAATTAAAGATGCACAGATTGAAGTTATCAACAAAGAAGCAACTGCCGAAGATTTGATTGGAAAGTATGATGGTGTAATCATTGCTAGCGGCTCAAAACCTTTTATTCCTCCAATTGATGGATTGAAAGAATATCATTGGGCTGAAATTCTTTATGAGTTTAATCTTCCGAAAAATAAACATGTTTTAATTATCGGTGGAGGATTAATCGGAGTTGAAATTGCAAATACTTTAGTTGACCATGGAAATAAAGTTGTAATCATTGAAATGCTTGAAGATATTGCACGCGATATGGAAATGGTTACTCGTAAACTAAACTTAATGAAACTGAAAAAAGCAAGTGTTCAGATCTTTACAAATTCAAAGGTAACAAGAATTGATGCCAATAAAATCTATTTCATTCAAACAAACGGCACAGATAAAGAACAAAAAATAGATGGGGTTGATGTATTTGTTGTTGCAACAGGAATGAAACCAAATAAAGATTTAATTGACAAGTTAGAAGGAAAAATTCCATACTATGTAATTGGTGATGCAGATAAAATCGGTGATGCAGTTTCTGCAATTCAAAGTGGATATTTTATTGCAAAAGAATTGTAA
- a CDS encoding DsrE family protein, translating to MKRATTYLLGVLLISFFVTSLQAQEKDKLQDKEGLFLHITTSYDNPHRLLMPLKMATMMANDKAVLIYMDIEAVKILVKGSKDITHPDFESAHTYIKKLLEMGVEIYACPTCLKVAGFKTEDLMDGIKPANKERFFNFTKGRILSLSY from the coding sequence ATGAAACGAGCCACAACTTACTTGCTGGGTGTTTTATTAATTTCATTTTTCGTAACATCGTTACAGGCGCAGGAAAAAGATAAGTTACAGGATAAAGAAGGATTATTCTTGCACATTACAACCAGTTATGATAATCCACATCGTCTTTTGATGCCTTTGAAAATGGCAACAATGATGGCTAATGATAAAGCTGTGTTAATCTATATGGATATTGAAGCAGTTAAAATATTGGTCAAAGGTTCTAAAGATATCACTCATCCTGATTTTGAATCTGCACACACTTACATAAAAAAATTGCTTGAAATGGGTGTAGAAATTTATGCTTGTCCAACTTGTCTTAAAGTAGCTGGATTTAAAACTGAAGATTTAATGGATGGGATTAAACCCGCAAATAAAGAGAGGTTCTTTAATTTTACAAAAGGAAGAATCCTTTCTTTAAGTTATTAA
- a CDS encoding CusA/CzcA family heavy metal efflux RND transporter, whose translation MISKIINFSIKNKLIVILFTLSIVGFGLFAISQIPVGAVPDITNNQVQVITTSSNLSTQDIEQFITAPVELEMANLPGVKEIRSISKFGLSVVTIVFEDNLGTYLPRQLLSEKIKTAAENIPKGFGSPGMGPITTGLGEIYQYVLDVKPGYENKYSLMDLRTIQDWIVKRQLSGIPGVVEVNTWGGYLKQYEVAINPEKLKNMGVSLIEVFNALEKNNNVAGGAYIEKENQSYFIRGDGMVKSIDDIKSIVVKNDGLRPILIGDIAEVNFGHANRFGAITANGEGEKVLGQIMMLKDANSKKVINDVKNRINAVQKTLPEGIFINPILERSELIGKTTLTVSENLILGFIIVMLVVLLLLGNLRPALVIASMIPLALLFTLSMMYIFGIDVNLMSLGALDFGIIIDGAVIIVEFIAIRITANRSEYEQSDKDNKQTLLDKISFEGASKMMNSAIFGQVIILIVFIPILSLSGVEGKMFRPMALAFSFALIGAMIFGLTWLPVATSMFLRPEKENKKNIANWIMDKVHRSYSPVIIWSYDHKKTVFGLALASLVLTGFIFTKIGGEFVPTLDEGDFVIQPVLKTGTSLSKTIELTTKMENILIKKFPEVKQIVSRIGAAEVPTDPMSMEEVDMIIKLKPKNEWVSASSKEELAEKFKQALSVIPGIEYEFTQPIEMRFNELITGVRADIAVKIFGEDLNYLNEKAIEIKKLIENVPGASDVILEKTAGLPQMSVKYKRDKLAYYGLSVDELNKYLSMAFSGEMAGNVFEGERRFDLVVRYNNDFRKDIDDIKMLTVTLPNGSNIPFSELADITYTTGPAKISRDNTHRRVVVSVNVRNRDLESVVKDIQAKINSNITLAPGNTIEYGGQFENLKNATSRLTFAVPIALLLIFIFLHFAFKSFKDALMIFSAVPLSIVGGVLLLWIRGLPFSVSAGVGFIALFGVAVLNGIVLIEHLKDLEHKGITDIRELILKGTKERLRPVLLTASAAALGFLPMAISTSVGAEVQRPLATVVIGGLVTSTLLTMIALPLLYSVLFNVKKLQLFPLKIIRNKTLTIILFILIPSLVSFAQTKEITLEQALKIAIENNKELKAYSLKIEQNEVLKPSAYNFGRTSFFYGYDQNNIAENGHPLYTLGVEQSFSFPTVYFAQHSANSINVSIAKADYERQKRLLTKKVSQAYYNILYLLNKQKQYQFIDSIYSKFTNAAELMYRQGEISYLESLNAKAKEQELLLRLSQLKKDIEIAFGNLKALMQSNEEFSIPFENLYELKVNDLNIETEPGFILMKENVNLQDALLSVEWNKLLPDFKVSYFNGTNRFPNAKNYYSYQIGLSIPLFFNEQKARIQSNQVALSISSALLNNYKILVNNKASELKIDLKKYEEAISYYHSSGETLANEILKYAQKSYSLGEIDFFRFIQSIETAIDLKIGYLDNLSMYNNLVLEINYLTI comes from the coding sequence ATGATAAGTAAAATTATTAATTTTAGTATAAAGAATAAACTTATAGTTATTCTTTTTACGCTTTCGATAGTTGGATTTGGTTTATTTGCAATTTCCCAAATTCCTGTTGGCGCCGTACCTGATATTACAAACAATCAGGTTCAGGTAATTACAACTTCAAGCAATTTATCAACACAGGATATTGAACAATTCATCACTGCTCCAGTTGAACTTGAAATGGCAAACTTACCTGGCGTAAAAGAAATCCGCTCTATTTCAAAATTTGGTTTATCGGTTGTAACAATTGTATTTGAAGATAACCTTGGAACATACTTACCACGCCAATTACTTTCAGAAAAAATTAAAACTGCTGCAGAAAATATTCCTAAAGGATTTGGATCACCTGGAATGGGACCTATCACAACTGGACTTGGCGAAATTTATCAATATGTACTTGATGTTAAACCAGGCTATGAAAATAAATACTCATTAATGGATTTAAGAACTATTCAAGATTGGATTGTTAAAAGACAATTATCAGGAATTCCTGGTGTGGTTGAAGTAAATACTTGGGGTGGATATTTAAAACAATATGAAGTTGCTATCAACCCGGAAAAATTAAAGAATATGGGCGTTAGTCTTATTGAAGTATTTAATGCTTTAGAAAAAAATAATAATGTAGCTGGTGGTGCATATATCGAAAAAGAAAATCAAAGTTACTTTATTCGTGGTGATGGAATGGTAAAATCAATTGATGATATTAAGTCAATTGTTGTTAAGAATGACGGGCTAAGACCAATTTTAATTGGTGATATTGCTGAAGTTAATTTTGGTCACGCTAATCGTTTCGGTGCTATAACAGCCAATGGTGAAGGTGAAAAAGTACTTGGTCAAATTATGATGTTGAAAGATGCAAACTCAAAAAAAGTTATTAACGATGTAAAAAATAGAATTAATGCCGTACAAAAAACTTTGCCGGAAGGTATTTTTATCAACCCAATCTTAGAACGAAGTGAGTTAATTGGAAAGACAACACTTACAGTGTCAGAAAATCTTATACTTGGGTTTATTATCGTAATGCTTGTTGTATTACTATTACTCGGTAACCTGCGTCCAGCACTTGTAATTGCCTCTATGATTCCGCTTGCATTACTTTTCACTTTATCTATGATGTATATCTTTGGCATTGATGTTAACCTTATGAGTCTTGGTGCGCTTGATTTTGGAATTATTATTGATGGTGCTGTAATTATAGTAGAGTTCATTGCCATTCGAATAACAGCAAATAGAAGTGAGTATGAGCAATCAGATAAAGATAATAAACAAACACTTCTTGATAAAATTTCATTTGAAGGTGCTTCAAAGATGATGAATTCTGCCATATTTGGACAGGTAATTATACTTATAGTTTTTATACCAATACTTTCATTAAGCGGTGTTGAGGGAAAAATGTTTCGCCCAATGGCTCTTGCTTTTAGTTTTGCTTTGATAGGTGCAATGATATTTGGATTAACCTGGTTGCCTGTTGCTACTTCAATGTTTTTACGTCCCGAAAAAGAAAACAAAAAAAATATTGCCAACTGGATTATGGATAAGGTACATCGTTCTTATTCACCTGTTATTATCTGGTCATATGATCATAAAAAAACAGTGTTTGGATTAGCTTTAGCATCACTTGTTTTAACAGGTTTTATTTTTACAAAAATTGGTGGAGAATTTGTACCCACACTTGATGAAGGTGATTTTGTTATTCAACCAGTTTTAAAGACGGGTACATCTTTAAGCAAAACAATTGAGCTAACAACTAAGATGGAAAATATTCTGATTAAAAAATTTCCGGAAGTTAAACAAATAGTTTCCCGTATCGGAGCTGCTGAAGTTCCAACAGACCCAATGTCTATGGAAGAAGTTGATATGATTATTAAATTAAAACCTAAAAATGAATGGGTTTCAGCATCAAGCAAAGAAGAATTGGCTGAAAAATTTAAACAAGCACTTTCTGTTATTCCGGGGATTGAATATGAATTTACTCAACCTATTGAAATGCGTTTTAATGAACTGATAACGGGTGTACGTGCTGATATTGCTGTTAAAATTTTTGGGGAAGACTTAAATTACTTAAATGAAAAAGCTATCGAGATAAAAAAATTAATTGAAAATGTTCCCGGAGCTAGTGATGTGATTTTGGAAAAAACCGCTGGTCTGCCACAGATGAGTGTTAAATATAAAAGAGATAAATTAGCATATTATGGATTGAGCGTTGATGAGTTGAATAAATATTTATCAATGGCTTTTAGTGGAGAAATGGCAGGAAATGTTTTTGAAGGTGAAAGGCGTTTTGATCTGGTTGTAAGATACAATAATGATTTTCGTAAGGATATTGATGATATTAAAATGCTCACGGTTACTTTACCTAATGGCTCAAATATTCCTTTTAGTGAATTAGCTGATATTACATACACAACTGGTCCAGCAAAAATTTCTCGTGATAATACGCATCGGAGGGTAGTGGTAAGTGTAAATGTTCGTAATCGTGATTTAGAATCTGTAGTAAAAGATATTCAAGCAAAAATAAATAGTAATATTACATTGGCACCAGGTAATACAATCGAATATGGAGGTCAATTTGAAAATTTAAAGAACGCAACAAGTCGTTTAACGTTTGCTGTGCCAATTGCGTTATTACTTATTTTTATTTTTCTGCACTTTGCATTTAAATCTTTTAAAGATGCATTAATGATTTTTTCTGCAGTTCCCTTATCAATAGTGGGCGGAGTTTTACTTTTATGGATAAGAGGCTTACCTTTTAGTGTTTCTGCCGGTGTTGGGTTTATAGCTCTTTTTGGTGTTGCTGTACTAAACGGAATTGTTCTGATTGAACATTTAAAAGATCTTGAGCATAAGGGTATTACTGATATCCGTGAACTAATTCTTAAAGGTACAAAAGAACGCTTACGCCCTGTACTTTTAACAGCTTCAGCCGCAGCTTTAGGATTTTTACCAATGGCTATTTCTACGTCGGTTGGTGCAGAAGTGCAACGTCCATTAGCAACAGTTGTGATTGGAGGATTAGTAACTTCAACTTTACTTACTATGATTGCTTTACCATTACTTTATTCAGTTTTATTTAATGTGAAAAAACTTCAACTATTTCCGTTAAAAATAATTAGAAATAAAACTTTGACGATAATTTTATTTATACTTATTCCATCTTTGGTATCTTTTGCGCAAACTAAAGAAATTACCTTAGAGCAAGCATTAAAGATTGCTATAGAAAACAATAAAGAATTAAAAGCATACAGTTTAAAGATTGAACAAAATGAAGTTCTAAAACCTTCTGCTTATAATTTTGGTAGAACCTCTTTCTTTTATGGATATGACCAAAATAATATTGCTGAAAACGGACATCCATTATATACACTAGGGGTTGAACAAAGCTTTAGTTTTCCAACTGTTTACTTTGCGCAGCATAGTGCAAATTCAATTAATGTTTCAATCGCTAAAGCAGATTATGAAAGACAGAAACGATTGCTTACCAAAAAAGTATCACAAGCATATTACAATATTTTGTATTTGCTTAATAAACAAAAGCAATATCAATTTATTGATAGTATTTATTCTAAATTTACTAATGCTGCGGAGTTGATGTATAGACAAGGGGAAATATCTTATCTCGAAAGTCTTAATGCTAAAGCAAAGGAACAAGAACTTTTATTAAGATTGTCGCAACTTAAAAAAGATATTGAAATTGCTTTTGGTAATCTTAAAGCTTTGATGCAATCTAATGAAGAGTTTTCAATTCCATTTGAAAACTTGTATGAATTAAAAGTGAATGATTTAAATATAGAAACAGAACCCGGATTTATACTGATGAAAGAAAATGTAAATCTGCAGGATGCTCTTCTTTCTGTTGAGTGGAATAAGCTTTTACCAGATTTCAAAGTTAGTTACTTCAATGGAACAAATAGATTTCCTAATGCAAAAAATTATTACAGTTATCAGATAGGTTTAAGTATTCCATTATTTTTTAATGAGCAGAAGGCAAGAATTCAATCTAACCAGGTTGCTCTTTCGATTTCTTCGGCATTGCTGAATAATTACAAAATACTTGTTAACAATAAAGCTTCCGAGTTAAAGATAGATCTGAAGAAATATGAAGAAGCAATTTCGTATTATCATTCTTCAGGTGAAACACTTGCTAACGAAATTCTAAAATATGCACAGAAAAGTTATTCTCTTGGTGAAATTGATTTCTTCAGATTCATTCAAAGTATAGAAACTGCAATCGATCTTAAAATTGGTTATTTAGATAACCTTTCAATGTATAACAATTTAGTGTTAGAAATAAACTACTTAACAATTTAA